A genomic window from Buteo buteo chromosome 13, bButBut1.hap1.1, whole genome shotgun sequence includes:
- the SOCS3 gene encoding suppressor of cytokine signaling 3: MVTHSKFPAAGMSRPLDTSLRLKTFSSKSEYQLVVNTVRKLQESGFYWSTVTGGEANMLLSTEPAGTFLIRDSSDQRHFFTLSVKTESGTKNLRIQCEGGSFSLQSDPRSSQPVPRFDCVLKLVHHYMPPAPCAVPEQPGEALHPKRTYYIYSGGEKIPLVLSRPLSSSVSTLQHLCRKTVNGHLDSYEKMTQLPTPIKEFLDQYDAPL; this comes from the coding sequence ATGGTCACCCACAGCAAGTTCCCCGCCGCCGGGATGAGCCGCCCCCTCGACACCAGCCTGCGCCTCAAGACGttcagctccaagagcgagtACCAGCTGGTGGTGAACACCGTGCGCAAGCTGCAGGAGAGCGGCTTCTACTGGAGCACGGTGACGGGCGGCGAGGCCAACATGCTGCTGAGCACCGAGCCGGCCGGCACCTTCCTCATCAGGGACAGCTCGGACCAGCGGCACTTCTTCACCCTCAGCGTCAAGACGGAGTCGGGCACCAAGAACCTGCGCATCCAGTGCGAGGGCGGCAGCTTCTCCCTGCAGAGCGACCCTCGCAGCAGCCAGCCCGTGCCCCGCTTCGACTGCGTGCTCAAGCTGGTACATCACTACATGCCGCCCGCGCCCTGCGCCGTCCCCGAGCAGCCGGGGGAGGCCCTGCACCCCAAGCGCACCTACTACATCTACTCGGGTGGCGAGAAGATCCCCCTGGTGCTGAGCCGCCCGCTCTCCTCCAGTGTCTCCACCCTGCAGCACCTCTGCCGCAAGACCGTCAACGGGCACCTGGACTCCTACGAGAAGATGACTCAGCTGCCAACTCCCATCAAGGAGTTCCTCGACCAGTACGATGCCCCCCTCTAA